The Bacillota bacterium genome has a window encoding:
- a CDS encoding site-specific DNA-methyltransferase, whose amino-acid sequence MHVKAIDQVIEPDFAIYNGDCVEITRGLPDSSIHYSIFSPPFASLYVYSNSDRDMGNSRSNEEFFEHFKFFIKELYRVIMPGRLVSFHCMDIPAMKSRDGYIGLKDFPAQLRQAFEEAGFIWHSKVVIWKDPLIEATRTKALGLLHKQLEKDSAMCRQGLPDYLITMRKPGDNPEPIRHSDGLSQFYGENEPEAPRVSRPEPDKAAAAAVKKAYVGDPVYSHQVWRRYASPVWMDIRQSNTLQFKSARDERDERHICPLQLDVIARSLELWSNPGDIIFSPFAGIGSEGYQAIQMGRRFVGVELKENYYKLAVNNLRMAAQEAFNALLE is encoded by the coding sequence GACTTTGCAATATACAATGGCGATTGTGTGGAAATAACCCGGGGATTGCCAGATAGCAGTATCCATTATTCTATCTTTTCCCCTCCATTTGCATCGCTGTATGTGTACTCAAACAGTGATCGGGATATGGGGAATAGCCGGAGTAACGAAGAGTTTTTTGAACACTTCAAATTTTTTATAAAGGAATTATACAGAGTAATTATGCCCGGGCGGCTGGTGTCTTTCCATTGTATGGACATCCCAGCTATGAAATCTCGAGACGGCTATATAGGACTAAAGGATTTCCCGGCGCAGTTACGTCAAGCTTTTGAAGAAGCCGGTTTTATATGGCATTCCAAAGTTGTGATATGGAAAGATCCGCTCATCGAAGCAACACGAACCAAAGCCCTGGGGCTCCTGCACAAGCAGCTGGAGAAAGATTCAGCGATGTGCAGACAGGGTTTGCCTGATTATCTGATAACCATGCGAAAGCCCGGGGATAATCCTGAGCCCATTAGGCACTCCGATGGATTAAGTCAATTCTATGGAGAAAACGAGCCTGAAGCCCCCAGGGTGTCACGTCCAGAACCGGATAAAGCAGCAGCAGCAGCAGTAAAAAAGGCCTACGTGGGGGACCCGGTGTATTCGCATCAAGTCTGGAGACGTTACGCATCTCCAGTATGGATGGACATCCGGCAAAGCAACACTCTCCAATTTAAGTCTGCCCGCGATGAAAGAGACGAGCGGCATATCTGCCCTTTGCAGCTGGATGTAATAGCCAGGAGCTTAGAGCTTTGGAGTAACCCGGGGGATATCATATTCAGCCCATTCGCAGGCATCGGTAGCGAAGGATACCAGGCTATTCAAATGGGCCGGCGCTTTGTAGGTGTTGAACTTAAAGAAAACTATTACAAGCTGGCCGTCAATAACCTGCGCATGGCTGCCCAAGAAGCATTCAACGCTTTACTGGAATAG